A genomic stretch from Natronomonas gomsonensis includes:
- the hisI gene encoding phosphoribosyl-AMP cyclohydrolase: MTVDLAFDEQELLPAVAQDADSGDVLMLAYVSEEALERTRETGYAHYYSRSRDELWKKGGSSSHTQRIEEVRVDCDGDALLYVVEQEGGACHTGYESCFHRTLDGEVVGDRVFDPDDVYDE; this comes from the coding sequence ATGACGGTCGACCTCGCCTTCGACGAGCAGGAACTGCTTCCAGCGGTCGCACAGGACGCCGACTCCGGCGACGTGTTGATGCTCGCCTACGTCTCCGAGGAGGCGCTGGAACGGACTCGGGAGACGGGGTATGCCCACTACTACTCCCGAAGCCGTGACGAACTGTGGAAGAAGGGCGGCTCCAGCAGCCACACCCAACGCATTGAGGAGGTCCGGGTCGACTGCGATGGCGACGCGCTGCTGTACGTCGTCGAACAGGAGGGCGGGGCGTGTCACACCGGCTACGAGAGCTGTTTCCACCGGACGCTCGATGGCGAGGTCGTCGGCGACCGAGTGTTCGACCCCGATGATGTCTACGACGAGTGA